A stretch of the Planktothricoides raciborskii GIHE-MW2 genome encodes the following:
- a CDS encoding tetratricopeptide repeat protein, with amino-acid sequence MRCLNCHTEGILPQAQYCFKCGVHLPTLLRDVLPTGTRLKADTYEIDYAIGRGGFGITYRAHHTMLEQTVAIKEYYPQELAHRQINNGDLSVPQNKQDIYQRWLNRFIREGRILAKLNHPNLVRVQDLFEAGGTAYLVMEFLSGKTLRQELDDRPNKKLSPQQVTEIVTCLVDALALTHGAGVYHLDIKPDNILLTPEGRVILIDFGAAKQTNTTNQTHSTRAFTPNYAPMEIQVPGQVVGPESDIFELGMMLHEMLTGTLPEPALGRMIGKNWQANLSEPWQSIVTAALHLSQEERPKNIQQWWTIKPASNSAPTTPDHTDYYQQAVAHLDREEYHEAIIYLNKAIAINPNFAEAYSQRCFAHWKLEAYQLALVDGNKAIEVNPNLAEGYKNRGVAYDNLGESEKAIADYTKAIEINPQFASAYSNRGLAYGKLGEYKKAIEDWTKVIEINPHFADAYFGRGIAYKKLGESQKAIADYTKAIEINPQLPGAYRNRGVAYRKLGEYKKAIADYTKAIEINPQFANAYFGRGIASDNLGESQKAITDFTKAIEINPQYADAYYNRGVVYGKLGESEKAIADWTKAIEINPQDADAYNNRGIAYGNLGEDEKEIADYTKAIEINPQYASAYKNRGIVYRKLGENEKAEADFQKADELRKK; translated from the coding sequence ATGCGCTGTCTCAATTGTCACACCGAGGGAATTCTCCCGCAAGCTCAATATTGCTTTAAATGTGGCGTTCACTTGCCGACCCTGCTGCGAGATGTGCTGCCTACTGGGACTCGTTTAAAAGCGGATACTTATGAAATCGACTATGCGATCGGTCGGGGTGGGTTTGGTATCACCTACCGGGCTCATCATACGATGCTGGAACAGACCGTAGCCATTAAAGAATATTATCCTCAAGAATTAGCCCACCGCCAGATAAATAACGGCGACCTTTCTGTACCCCAAAATAAACAAGATATCTATCAACGGTGGTTAAATCGATTTATTCGCGAAGGGCGGATTTTAGCGAAACTGAATCATCCTAATTTGGTGCGAGTGCAAGATTTATTTGAAGCTGGGGGTACGGCTTATCTGGTAATGGAATTTTTATCAGGAAAAACCCTGCGGCAAGAATTAGACGATCGACCGAATAAAAAGCTATCTCCTCAACAAGTGACAGAAATTGTCACCTGTTTAGTTGATGCGTTGGCGCTGACTCACGGCGCTGGAGTTTATCATTTAGATATTAAGCCGGATAATATTTTATTGACACCAGAAGGGCGAGTGATTTTAATCGATTTTGGGGCAGCAAAGCAAACAAATACCACGAATCAAACCCACAGCACTCGTGCTTTTACTCCTAACTATGCGCCAATGGAAATACAAGTTCCCGGTCAAGTTGTTGGCCCAGAAAGCGATATTTTTGAGTTGGGGATGATGCTGCATGAAATGCTGACGGGTACTCTACCAGAACCGGCACTCGGTCGAATGATTGGTAAAAATTGGCAAGCGAATTTAAGCGAACCTTGGCAGAGTATTGTCACGGCTGCTTTGCATTTGTCGCAAGAAGAACGACCGAAGAATATCCAGCAATGGTGGACAATAAAACCAGCCAGCAATTCTGCCCCTACGACCCCCGATCATACCGATTATTATCAGCAAGCAGTTGCCCATTTAGACCGTGAGGAATACCACGAGGCTATTATCTATCTGAATAAAGCGATCGCAATTAATCCTAATTTTGCCGAAGCTTATAGTCAAAGATGTTTTGCCCATTGGAAGCTTGAAGCGTATCAACTGGCATTGGTCGATGGTAATAAAGCCATTGAAGTTAATCCTAATTTAGCTGAAGGGTATAAAAACCGGGGTGTTGCTTACGATAATCTAGGTGAATCTGAAAAAGCGATCGCAGATTACACCAAAGCCATTGAAATTAATCCCCAGTTTGCTTCTGCCTACTCTAACCGGGGTCTTGCTTACGGTAAATTAGGTGAATATAAAAAAGCGATCGAGGATTGGACTAAAGTAATTGAAATTAATCCCCATTTTGCTGATGCCTACTTCGGCAGAGGTATTGCTTACAAGAAATTAGGTGAATCGCAAAAAGCGATCGCGGATTACACCAAAGCTATTGAAATTAATCCCCAGTTGCCTGGTGCCTACCGCAACCGGGGTGTTGCTTACCGGAAATTAGGTGAATATAAAAAAGCGATCGCGGATTACACCAAAGCCATTGAAATTAATCCCCAGTTTGCTAATGCTTACTTCGGCAGGGGTATTGCTTCCGATAATCTAGGTGAATCGCAAAAAGCGATCACAGATTTCACCAAAGCCATTGAAATTAATCCCCAGTATGCTGATGCTTACTACAACCGGGGTGTTGTTTACGGTAAATTAGGTGAATCTGAAAAAGCGATCGCTGATTGGACTAAAGCCATTGAAATTAATCCCCAAGATGCTGATGCCTACAATAACCGGGGTATTGCTTACGGTAATTTAGGTGAAGATGAAAAAGAGATAGCCGATTACACCAAAGCGATTGAAATTAACCCCCAGTATGCATCAGCATACAAAAACCGGGGTATTGTTTACCGGAAATTAGGTGAAAATGAAAAAGCAGAAGCAGATTTTCAGAAAGCTGATGAATTGCGGAAAAAATAA
- a CDS encoding Uma2 family endonuclease: MTIAQEKQPTIISENVIIPGSDLYSDEPPLESKLHLLQIIILMQCLEWLWQDRDDFFAAGNLTIYYSPNQKKSEAFRGSDFFVVIGTHRYPPRKSWVVWQEEEKYPDIIVEILSDSTAKTDRDLKKQRYQDTFRTSDYFWFDPYSLEFAGFHLVDGKYQPIEPNELGYLWSDSLKLYLGVYEGKLRYFTADNSLVPTPEELAAKLAAKLRELNIDPDTL; encoded by the coding sequence ATGACAATTGCTCAAGAAAAACAACCGACAATTATCTCCGAAAATGTTATAATACCAGGGAGTGATTTATACAGTGATGAACCGCCCTTGGAAAGTAAACTACATCTACTCCAGATTATCATACTGATGCAATGTTTAGAATGGTTATGGCAAGACCGGGATGATTTTTTTGCTGCGGGAAACCTGACCATTTACTATAGTCCCAATCAAAAGAAATCCGAGGCTTTTAGAGGGTCAGACTTTTTTGTGGTAATTGGCACTCACCGTTATCCCCCCCGCAAAAGTTGGGTAGTTTGGCAAGAAGAGGAAAAATATCCCGATATTATTGTGGAAATTCTCTCGGACAGTACCGCTAAAACTGATAGAGATTTGAAGAAACAGCGTTATCAAGACACTTTTCGTACCTCGGATTATTTTTGGTTTGACCCATACAGCTTAGAATTCGCAGGCTTTCATTTAGTTGATGGCAAATATCAGCCCATAGAACCGAATGAGTTGGGTTATTTATGGAGTGATTCACTCAAGTTATACTTGGGAGTATATGAGGGGAAATTACGCTATTTTACTGCTGATAATAGCTTAGTCCCTACTCCAGAAGAATTAGCGGCGAAGTTAGCGGCGAAATTGCGGGAATTAAATATTGACCCAGATACTCTGTGA
- a CDS encoding Uma2 family endonuclease: MTIAQEKQPIIIPENVIIPGSDLYSDEPPLESNLHLRQMMLLIECLEWLWQDRNDFFAAGNLTIYYSPNQKKSEDFKSPDFFVVLNTKPDRTRKSWVVWQEEEKYPDLIVEILSDSTAKTDRDLKKQLYQDTFQTSDYFWFDPYSLEFAGFHLVDGKYQPIEPNEFGYLWSDLLKLYLGVYEEKLRYFTADNSLVPTPEEAALWEKQQKELAQQEKLRAEQEKLRFEQEKLRFEQEKLRAEEKNAKLAAKLRELNIDPDSL, encoded by the coding sequence ATGACAATTGCTCAAGAAAAACAACCGATAATTATTCCCGAAAATGTTATAATACCAGGGAGTGATTTATACAGTGATGAACCTCCCTTGGAAAGTAACCTACATTTGCGGCAAATGATGCTGCTGATTGAATGTTTAGAATGGTTATGGCAAGACCGGAATGATTTTTTTGCTGCCGGAAACCTAACCATTTACTATAGTCCGAATCAAAAGAAATCAGAAGATTTTAAAAGTCCAGACTTTTTTGTGGTACTGAATACTAAGCCTGACCGAACTCGCAAAAGTTGGGTAGTTTGGCAAGAAGAGGAAAAATATCCCGATTTGATCGTCGAAATTCTCTCGGACAGTACGGCTAAAACTGATAGAGATTTGAAAAAACAGCTTTATCAAGACACTTTTCAGACCTCGGATTATTTTTGGTTTGACCCATACAGCTTAGAATTCGCAGGCTTTCATTTAGTTGATGGCAAATATCAGCCCATAGAACCGAATGAGTTTGGTTATTTATGGAGTGATTTACTCAAGTTATACTTGGGAGTATATGAGGAAAAATTGCGCTATTTTACGGCTGATAATAGCTTAGTCCCGACTCCAGAAGAAGCGGCTTTATGGGAAAAACAGCAAAAAGAGTTAGCCCAACAGGAAAAGCTGCGGGCTGAACAGGAAAAACTGCGGTTTGAACAGGAAAAACTGCGGTTTGAACAAGAAAAACTGCGGGCTGAAGAAAAAAATGCCAAGTTAGCGGCGAAATTGCGGGAATTAAATATCGACCCAGATAGTTTATAA
- a CDS encoding DNA methyltransferase codes for MFEQLSLFSPETRDSRQRSALPNRTRSFHTNIQESGFDYQELDIGDITFKGGQVESVHRWYRLTPSYSPGLVRFLLKELGISRNHFVLDPFSGRGTTAIECQKHGIKTIGIEINPVLEQVGNKSLKWDTSHLNLLAKYITEVSNLIEAYKNLTIEEVVTEFQTRIPIIHNVFRWWQKPVLKNLIICREILGKAEYFPVQDYLWLAVNKACLDCANIHRNHPTITFDDNHQRDIDVMEEIANNLKIVYDDLINLNAEQRLFSQLNSIRLGNSTDDLKTLIKHPVDFVITSPPYPNRYSYVHQTRPQLHFMEILENVGQATEIDLKAVGGTWGRATSILQNELLPVPREIKPYLCYYEPLQEQSILMCNYATKYFIDMWRHIKLLQQVKSKNFRGAYIVGNSRLSGVEIFTESILGKIFAHEGFDVEKIICFRKRGGKKRLYETAVCIRG; via the coding sequence ATGTTTGAACAGTTATCATTATTTTCTCCAGAAACCCGCGATTCGCGGCAGCGATCGGCTTTGCCGAATCGCACCAGGTCTTTTCACACAAATATCCAAGAGTCTGGTTTTGATTATCAAGAATTAGACATCGGCGATATTACCTTCAAAGGCGGACAAGTGGAATCGGTGCATAGATGGTATCGTCTAACTCCCAGCTATTCCCCCGGTTTAGTCAGATTTTTGCTCAAAGAATTGGGCATTTCCAGAAATCATTTTGTCCTCGATCCCTTTAGCGGTCGAGGCACCACCGCTATAGAATGCCAAAAACATGGCATAAAAACTATCGGCATTGAAATTAACCCAGTGTTAGAACAAGTGGGCAATAAATCTCTAAAATGGGATACCAGCCATCTAAATTTATTGGCAAAATATATCACGGAAGTCTCTAATTTAATCGAAGCTTATAAAAATTTAACCATCGAAGAGGTAGTCACGGAATTTCAAACCAGGATTCCGATTATTCATAACGTTTTTAGATGGTGGCAAAAGCCTGTGCTGAAAAACCTAATCATCTGCCGCGAAATTTTAGGAAAAGCAGAATACTTTCCCGTGCAGGATTATCTATGGCTGGCGGTAAATAAAGCCTGTTTAGACTGCGCCAATATTCACAGAAATCATCCCACAATAACTTTTGACGACAATCATCAAAGAGACATTGATGTTATGGAAGAAATTGCCAATAATTTAAAAATAGTTTATGATGATTTAATTAACCTAAATGCAGAACAAAGATTATTTTCACAACTCAACTCAATTCGCTTAGGCAATTCAACGGATGACTTAAAAACACTAATTAAGCATCCCGTTGATTTTGTCATTACATCACCGCCTTATCCCAATCGGTATAGCTACGTTCATCAAACTAGACCCCAATTACACTTTATGGAAATTTTAGAGAATGTTGGACAAGCTACAGAAATTGACTTAAAGGCGGTGGGAGGAACTTGGGGTCGGGCGACATCTATTTTGCAAAATGAATTGCTTCCGGTTCCCCGTGAGATAAAACCCTATCTTTGCTATTATGAACCCCTCCAAGAACAAAGTATTTTAATGTGTAATTATGCCACCAAATACTTTATTGATATGTGGAGACATATCAAATTACTCCAGCAGGTTAAAAGTAAAAATTTTCGGGGGGCTTATATTGTGGGAAATTCTAGACTTTCCGGGGTAGAAATATTTACGGAATCTATCTTAGGCAAAATTTTTGCCCACGAAGGGTTTGATGTGGAAAAAATAATCTGTTTTCGCAAGCGAGGGGGCAAAAAGCGATTGTATGAGACGGCTGTTTGCATTAGAGGATAG
- a CDS encoding ATP-binding protein, whose product MIAEIEFLRSQISSLLIYENLLQDARVQAFVNLLNVLVKDPDKNFNCLPAYGHWFRSLADQNISWQDYLIQQILAAENPFTQQVKKQPLADLSPSLIAAVNHDLEVLQTVYNCSGEQVSQWVKFAAKLSQPPVAWNQIENPAALPEYQVPLWMAFKSAKKWPDLLESLAAYYHEYGWGIFTEYRAFRWQSGELVSIPHPDRVRLTELVGYEFQKVTLLNNTQSLLAGLPALNVLLYGTRGTGKSSLVKALLNEYGDRGLRLIEVSKSTLKDLPAIAEQLRDLPQKFIIFVDDLSFEEDDDDFKALKMVLEGNLTAKPQNVVVYATSNRRHLVREFFGDRPRPSVEEIHAWDSVQEKLSFSDRFGLTLTFEAANQDKYLTIVHHLAALANITIYQAELDYEALQWATQHNGRSGRTARQFIDFLMGKLTAKSPMN is encoded by the coding sequence ATGATTGCTGAAATTGAGTTCCTGAGATCCCAAATTTCCTCATTGCTGATTTATGAAAATTTGCTTCAAGATGCGAGGGTTCAAGCGTTTGTCAATTTGTTAAATGTGTTGGTAAAAGACCCAGATAAAAATTTTAATTGTTTGCCCGCCTATGGCCATTGGTTTAGATCCTTAGCCGATCAAAATATCTCGTGGCAAGATTATTTAATTCAGCAAATTCTCGCAGCAGAAAATCCTTTTACCCAGCAGGTAAAAAAACAACCTTTGGCGGATTTATCCCCGTCACTGATTGCAGCGGTAAATCATGATTTAGAAGTGCTACAAACGGTTTATAATTGCAGCGGAGAACAAGTCAGTCAATGGGTGAAATTTGCGGCAAAGTTGTCTCAGCCACCCGTGGCATGGAATCAGATAGAAAATCCGGCGGCGTTACCAGAGTATCAAGTGCCATTATGGATGGCGTTTAAATCAGCAAAGAAATGGCCCGATCTTCTGGAAAGTTTAGCAGCCTATTATCACGAGTATGGCTGGGGAATTTTTACAGAATATCGGGCTTTTCGTTGGCAGTCAGGTGAGTTAGTTAGCATCCCACATCCTGACCGGGTTCGGTTGACTGAATTAGTGGGCTATGAGTTCCAAAAAGTAACATTACTTAATAATACCCAAAGTCTTTTAGCCGGTTTACCCGCTTTGAATGTGTTGCTTTATGGGACTCGCGGGACGGGCAAGTCTTCTTTGGTTAAGGCTTTATTAAATGAGTATGGCGATCGCGGTTTACGGTTAATAGAAGTGAGTAAATCTACCCTGAAAGATTTGCCCGCGATCGCGGAACAGTTGCGCGATTTGCCCCAAAAGTTTATTATTTTTGTTGATGATTTGTCTTTTGAAGAAGATGATGATGATTTTAAGGCGCTGAAGATGGTTTTAGAAGGCAATTTAACCGCTAAACCTCAAAATGTGGTGGTTTATGCTACTTCTAATCGCCGCCATTTGGTGCGAGAGTTTTTTGGCGATCGCCCCCGTCCCAGTGTTGAGGAAATTCACGCTTGGGACTCGGTACAAGAAAAGCTTTCATTTAGCGATCGCTTTGGCTTAACCTTAACCTTTGAAGCGGCGAATCAAGACAAATATTTAACCATTGTGCATCATCTTGCTGCTTTAGCTAATATTACCATTTACCAGGCAGAATTAGACTATGAAGCATTACAATGGGCGACCCAACATAATGGGCGATCGGGACGTACTGCCCGTCAGTTTATTGACTTTCTCATGGGCAAGTTAACCGCTAAATCACCGATGAATTAA
- a CDS encoding succinate--CoA ligase subunit alpha, with translation MNFKADSKVLIQGITESLGKVHSQLMKAYGTQVVGGVSAGYGGQQINGLPVFDMVEQALLEVGPVDTTVIFVSPYQVLDAALEAIASGIKQIIIITEGVPPLDMVHLVRKAEASETLVVGPNTPGVIVPGKVLLGTHPQEFYTPGKIGLISRSGTLTYEIANELTKAGLGQSIGVGIGSDAIIGSSFAQWLQILDEDDDTEAIVLVGEIGSGGEEAAAAYIEEAIDKPVIAYLAGTYAPKGKRLGHAGDLIAAQLSVGNPDKVRPIGADPETAQRKLSAFKAAKIPVAERPSDIPSLVKKVLKPASKKK, from the coding sequence ATGAATTTTAAGGCAGATAGCAAAGTTTTAATCCAGGGGATTACAGAATCTTTGGGAAAAGTTCACAGTCAATTGATGAAAGCTTATGGCACTCAGGTAGTTGGCGGTGTTAGTGCGGGCTATGGTGGGCAGCAGATTAATGGTCTGCCAGTGTTTGATATGGTCGAACAAGCTTTGCTGGAAGTCGGCCCCGTGGACACCACCGTGATTTTTGTCTCCCCTTATCAGGTGCTGGATGCGGCTTTAGAGGCGATCGCTTCGGGAATTAAGCAAATTATTATCATTACTGAAGGGGTTCCCCCTTTGGATATGGTGCATTTGGTTAGAAAAGCGGAAGCGTCGGAAACTTTGGTGGTTGGCCCGAATACTCCTGGGGTAATTGTGCCAGGAAAAGTCCTCCTGGGTACTCATCCCCAAGAGTTTTATACTCCGGGCAAAATCGGCTTGATTAGTCGCAGTGGGACTTTGACTTATGAAATTGCTAATGAGTTAACTAAGGCGGGTTTGGGTCAGTCCATTGGGGTGGGCATTGGTAGTGATGCGATTATTGGGTCAAGTTTCGCCCAATGGCTGCAAATTTTGGATGAGGATGATGATACTGAGGCGATCGTTTTGGTGGGTGAAATTGGCAGTGGAGGCGAAGAAGCTGCCGCTGCTTATATTGAGGAGGCGATCGATAAGCCGGTGATTGCTTATTTGGCAGGTACTTATGCCCCGAAGGGAAAACGTCTCGGTCATGCGGGGGATTTGATTGCTGCCCAGTTGTCTGTAGGCAACCCGGATAAGGTTAGACCAATTGGGGCTGACCCGGAAACCGCCCAGAGAAAACTCTCTGCCTTTAAAGCGGCAAAAATTCCGGTGGCGGAACGTCCCTCAGATATTCCTAGCTTGGTCAAAAAAGTCCTGAAGCCTGCGAGTAAGAAAAAGTAA